In one window of Miscanthus floridulus cultivar M001 chromosome 12, ASM1932011v1, whole genome shotgun sequence DNA:
- the LOC136496438 gene encoding transport inhibitor response 1-like protein Os04g0395600, whose translation MTYFPEEVVEHIFSFLPSHSDRNTVSLVCKVWYEVERLSRRAVFVGNCYAVRPERVVLRFPNVKALTVKGKPHFADFNLVPPDWGGYAGPWIEAAARSCVGLEELRMKRMVVSDENLELLARSFPRFKVLVLISCEGFSTDGLAAIASHCKLLRELDLQENDVEDRGPRWLSFFPDSCTSLVSLNFACIKGEVNSGALERLVARSPNLRSLRLNRSVSVDTLSKILVRTPNLEDLGTGNLTDEFQAESYARLTSALEKCKMLRSLSGFWDASPICVPYIYPLCHQLTGLNLSYTPTLDYSDLTKMVSRCVKLQRLWVLDCISDKGLQVVASSCKDLQELRVFPSDFNVAGASAVTEEGLVAISSGCPKLSSLLYFCHQMTNEALITVAKNCPNFIRFRLCILEPKKPDAMTGQPLDEGFGAIVRECKGLRRLSISGLLTDRVFMYIGKYAKYLEMLSIAFAGDTDKGMMDVMNGCKNLRKLEIRDSPFGDVALLRNVAKYETMRSLWMSSCNVTLKGCQVLASKMPMLNVEIMNELDGSSEMQENYTDLSKVDKLYVYRTTAGARDDAPNFVKIL comes from the exons ATGACCTACTTCCCTGAGGAGGTGGTGGAGCACATTTTCAGCTTCTTGCCATCGCACAGCGACCGGAACACGGTCTCCCTCGTGTGCAAGGTGTGGTACGAGGTCGAGAGGCTGAGCCGACGAGCTGTGTTCGTGGGGAACTGCTACGCCGTGCGCCCTGAGCGTGTGGTGCTGCGGTTCCCCAACGTGAAGGCGCTCACGGTGAAGGGGAAGCCTCACTTTGCGGACTTCAACCTTGTGCCGCCTGATTGGGGTGGCTACGCGGGGCCATGGATTGAAGCAGCAGCGAGGAGCTGCGTGGGTCTTGAGGAGCTGCGCATGAAGCGGATGGTTGTGTCTGACGAGAACCTTGAGCTGCTAGCTCGGTCATTCCCAAGATTCAAAGTCCTCGTCCTTATCAGCTGCGAGGGGTTTAGCACTGATGGTCTAGCTGCTATTGCGAGTCACTGCAA GCTCCTGAGGGAGTTAGATTTGCAGGAAAATGACGTGGAGGACCGTGGGCCCAGATGGCTTTCCTTCTTCCCTGATTCCTGCACTTCATTGGTCTCCTTGAATTTTGCTTGCATCAAAGGGGAGGTGAACTCTGGTGCATTGGAGAGACTTGTCGCTAGGTCTCCGAACCTACGCAGTTTGAGGTTGAATCGTTCTGTTTCAGTAGACACACTCTCGAAGATACTAGTGCGAACCCCAAATTTGGAAGACTTAGGGACAGGTAATTTGACAGATGAGTTCCAAGCTGAGTCCTACGCCAGGCTTACCAGTGCTTTGGAGAAATGCAAAATGCTTAGGAGTTTGTCTGGATTTTGGGATGCTTCTCCAATTTGTGTTCCATATATCTATCCCCTCTGTCATCAACTAACAGGCCTAAACTTGAGCTATACTCCTACACTGGATTATTCTGATCTGACTAAAATGGTCAGCCGCTGTGTGAAACTCCAGCGTCTTTGG GTACTGGATTGCATTTCGGATAAGGGTTTGCAAGTGGTGGCCTCCAGTTGCAAGGATCTGCAAGAACTCAGGGTGTTTCCATCAGATTTTAATGTTGCTGGTGCTTCTGCAGTGACAGAGGAGGGACTTGTTGCAATATCATCAGGCTGCCCAAAACTAAGCTCTTTGCTGTATTTCTGTCACCAGATGACCAATGAAGCACTAATTACTGTAGCTAAGAACTGCCCAAATTTCATCAGATTTAGACTCTGTATCCTTGAGCCAAAGAAGCCGGATGCCATGACAGGCCAGCCGTTAGATGAAGGCTTTGGTGCAATTGTCCGTGAGTGCAAAGGGCTAAGACGACTGTCAATATCAGGTCTTCTCACAGACAGGGTTTTCATGTATATTGGAAAGTATGCAAAATACCTTGAGATGCTTTCTATAGCATTTGCTGGAGATACTGATAAGGGGATGATGGACGTGATGAACGGATGTAAGAATCTGAGGAAGCTTGAGATTAGAGACAGTCCATTTGGTGATGTTGCACTCTTGAGAAATGTTGCCAAGTATGAGACAATGCGATCCCTTTGGATGTCATCATGCAACGTCACATTAAAGGGGTGCCAGGTCCTTGCATCGAAGATGCCGATGCTCAATGTGGAGATCATGAATGAACTAGATGGAAGTAGTGAAATGCAGGAGAACTACACAGATCTCTCTAAAGTGGATAAGTTATATGTGTACCGCACAACTGCTGGAGCGAGGGATGATGCACCAAATTTTGTTAAAATCTTATAG